In the Ursus arctos isolate Adak ecotype North America unplaced genomic scaffold, UrsArc2.0 scaffold_19, whole genome shotgun sequence genome, one interval contains:
- the ZIM2 gene encoding zinc finger imprinted 2 gives MLHVTDVLDILKNPQLFCLRDQEENPETIPIRNPGALKVSHQKFRDFQYLLVTGPHQVVSQIQELCRQWLQPETHTKEQMMEQLVLAQFLNTLPEEVRTWVRSKKPKNSKEAGTLVASLIQACGEKGFPPQDFVLEEERNTKEHQKDTEMSDNPSSAGSQELVTFKDVVVDFSPEELTYLSAAQRNLYREVMLENYRNLVSLGYQFSKPDIISQLEEEESRVMEEDSNAEICQDGEKRPKTKDLTPEQSLPMEESPLGAGMEDRMVGNFCSVCVRESSPDDPSDLYQVNQQKPSSSVTMSEPKTRAQERSQDSDDFERRSDLTKQSEGSPGKDSRECAFPGICTSPQPGGDEPFLQENRCGFCERTFITQTARERHEQIHTGKKPFECKRCGEAFYLMPHLTRHQRTHSSEKSFGCNEGGKSLIQHANICGRVRIHSQEDYYECFQCGRAFIQDVHLFQHLKAHEAAKPLPPGLPRVKTHLIRYQRKHDYVGERAYQCCDCGKAFSRSSHLIQHYRIHAQERPYQCQLCGKCFSRPSYLTQHYQLHSQEKPDECNYY, from the exons ATGCTGCACGTGACAGACGTTTTGGATATCTTGAAGAATCCTCAGCTCTTCTGTCTACGTGATCAAGAAGAGAATCCAGAAACCATCCCCATAAGAAATCCAGGGGCTCTGAAAGTTTCTCATCAAAAGTTTAGGGATTTTCAATATCTTTTAGTGACCGGGCCTCACCAAGTTGTGAGCCAAATCCAGGAGCTCTGCCGGCAATGGCTGCAGCCGGAGACCCACACCAAGGAGCAGATGATGGAGCAACTGGTGCTGGCACAGTTTCTGAACACCCTACCAGAGGAGGTTCGGACCTGGGTGAGGTCAAAAAAGCCTAAAAACAGCAAGGAGGCAGGAACCCTGGTGGCCAGTTTGATCCAAGCATGTGGGGAGAaag GTTTCCCTCCTCAGGACTTTGTTCTTGAAGAAGAGAGGAACACCAAAGAACACCAAAAAGACACAGAGATGTCTGATAATCCCTCATCTGCTGGATCCCAG GAGTTGGTGACTTTCAAGGATGTGGTTGTAGACTTCAGTCCAGAGGAATTAACCTACCTTAGTGCTGCTCAGAGGAACCTCTACCGGGAGGTGATGCTGGAGAATTACAGGAACCTGGTCTCCTTAG GGTACCAGTTCTCTAAACCTGACATTATCTCACAGCTGGAAGAGGAAGAGTCACGTGTGATGGAGGAAGACAGTAATGCAGAGATATGTCAAG atGGGGAGAAAAGACCTAAAACCAAAGATCTGACTCCAGAGCAAAGCCTGCCTATGGAAGAGTCACCCTTGGGGGCAGGAATGGAGGATCGGATGGTAGGTAACTTCTGCAGTGTCTGTGTAAGAGAGTCTTCTCCCGATGATCCATCAGATTTGTACCAGGTCAACCAGCAGAAACCTTCGAGTTCCGTAACAATGAGTGAGCCCAAGACCCGCGCTCAAGAAAGAAGCCAAGACAGTGATGATTTTGAGAGAAGGTCAGATCTTACTAAACAATCAGAAGGGTCTCCGGGAAAGGATTCCCGGGAATGTGCTTTTCCTGGAATTTGCACCAGTCCCCAGCCGGGGGGTGATGAGCCTTTCCTCCAAGAGAACAGATGTGGATTTTGCGAAAGAACTTTTATTACCCAGACAGCTCGTGAGAGACATGAGCAGATCCATACCGGGAAGAAACCCTTTGAATGTAAACGATGTGGAGAAGCCTTCTACCTCATGCCACACCTCACCAGACACCAGAGGACTCATTCCAGTGAGAAGTCCTTTGGATGCAATGAAGGTGGAAAGTCTTTGATTCAGCATGCAAATATCTGTGGCCGTGTAAGAATTCATAGTCAGGAAGACTACTATGAATGTTTCCAGTGTGGCAGAGCCTTTATCCAGGATGTGCATCTTTTTCAACATCTCAAAGCCCATGAGGCAGCAAAACCCCTCCCACCTGGGTTGCCCCGCGTTAAGACGCATTTAATTCGCTATCAGCGGAAACATGACTATGTTGGAGAGAGAGCCTATCAGTGTTGTGACTGTGGCAAAGCCTTCAGTCGGAGTTCACATCTCATTCAACACTATCGAATTCATGCTCAAGAGAGGCCTTACCAGTGTCAGCTGTGCGGGAAGTGTTTCAGCCGACCGTCATACCTCACTCAACATTATCAACTCCATTCTCAAGAGAAACCTGATGAGTGCAATTATTACTGA